Proteins encoded within one genomic window of Candidatus Eisenbacteria bacterium:
- a CDS encoding APC family permease — MLRRVLTLRDVVLFYVVAIVGLRWLSMAAAAGPSALVIWLIAAVALFLPLAFATIELAARHPEEGGIYVWVRHAFGDFAGFMTAWLYWVSNLVYLPGALYFLAGNALFIGGDPWQGLSDSPAYYVAVSMLGVTIGIGLNTIGLSVGKRLHNLGGQATWVTVAVLCAMGGIALARFGSATDFGHGALQPSTRLADIYFWSTIAFAFSGFEAASLMGEEIHDARRMVPRAVVIAGIVIVAIYVLGTTAILVSLPSSEVGGIQGILQAIESIARRAGMPWLSPLVALLVTVAALGATSAWLAATARLIFVTGVDRYLPPVFGRVHPKWGTPVAALVVQGIGAVFFALLGQLGASVKSAYDFLVSMGVITYFIPYLFMFAALLKAQRDPLPAGAKRAPGGRPMAVLMAMLGMATLLISIVLAVFPPGEGSSGSIRVLVATLLVTALGVALYLRALRRRSAGLSGRS; from the coding sequence GTGCTGCGCCGCGTGCTCACGCTGCGTGACGTGGTGCTCTTCTACGTCGTCGCCATCGTCGGTTTGCGGTGGCTCTCGATGGCCGCGGCGGCGGGGCCGAGCGCGCTCGTGATCTGGCTCATCGCCGCGGTCGCGCTCTTCCTCCCGCTCGCCTTTGCCACCATCGAGCTGGCCGCGCGCCACCCGGAAGAGGGCGGGATCTACGTGTGGGTGCGGCATGCCTTCGGGGATTTCGCCGGTTTCATGACCGCGTGGCTCTACTGGGTCAGCAACCTGGTCTATCTCCCGGGCGCCCTCTACTTCCTGGCGGGCAACGCGCTCTTCATCGGCGGCGATCCGTGGCAGGGGCTTTCGGACAGTCCCGCGTATTACGTCGCGGTCTCGATGCTGGGCGTCACGATCGGCATCGGTCTCAACACGATCGGGCTCTCCGTGGGCAAGCGGCTCCACAATCTCGGCGGGCAAGCCACGTGGGTGACGGTGGCGGTGTTGTGCGCGATGGGCGGGATCGCGCTCGCGCGCTTCGGAAGCGCCACCGACTTCGGACACGGCGCGCTCCAGCCGAGCACGAGGCTCGCCGACATTTACTTCTGGAGCACGATCGCCTTCGCGTTCAGCGGATTCGAGGCCGCGTCGCTGATGGGCGAGGAGATCCACGATGCGCGCCGCATGGTGCCGCGCGCGGTGGTGATCGCGGGGATCGTCATCGTCGCCATCTACGTGCTCGGCACGACCGCCATCCTGGTCTCGCTGCCGTCGAGCGAGGTGGGGGGGATCCAGGGGATTCTCCAGGCGATCGAGAGCATCGCGCGCCGCGCGGGAATGCCCTGGCTCTCGCCGCTGGTCGCGCTGCTGGTGACGGTGGCGGCGCTCGGCGCCACCTCGGCGTGGCTCGCGGCCACGGCGCGGCTGATTTTCGTCACCGGCGTGGATCGCTACCTGCCGCCGGTGTTCGGACGCGTGCATCCCAAGTGGGGCACGCCGGTCGCGGCGCTGGTCGTGCAGGGCATCGGAGCGGTGTTCTTCGCCCTGCTCGGGCAGCTCGGCGCGAGCGTGAAGAGCGCTTACGACTTCCTGGTCAGCATGGGCGTCATCACCTATTTCATCCCGTACCTCTTCATGTTCGCGGCGCTGCTCAAGGCGCAGCGGGATCCTCTGCCCGCGGGCGCCAAGCGGGCTCCGGGAGGTAGGCCGATGGCGGTGCTGATGGCCATGCTCGGCATGGCGACACTCCTGATCTCGATCGTGCTCGCCGTGTTTCCCCCCGGCGAGGGAAGCTCCGGATCGATCCGGGTCCTCGTTGCGACGTTGCTGGTGACGGCGCTCGGTGTGGCGTTGTACCTTCGAGCGCTCCGGAGGCGTTCCGCTGGATTGTCTGGGAGGTCCTGA